The Mercurialis annua linkage group LG8, ddMerAnnu1.2, whole genome shotgun sequence genome window below encodes:
- the LOC126662309 gene encoding guanylyl cyclase 1 isoform X2, whose translation MWALYFLLSKILNVEEAADEKVNGSDGDHVNARECQDAILAGSHFVEVPHISQLHSWDCGLACVLMTLNTIGINNCSIQTLEELCCTTRFSYFTVTLGANPNYSAETFYKEQLPTDLVRVDMLFQEAREKGITIQCRSINVKEIALLILSGRYIAIALVDQYILSRSWMEDVIFSGLNRSNSSYTGHYVVICGYDASADEFEIRDPASSRISERISSKCLEEARKSYGTDEDLLLISLEKSSEQNSSSLQHSPHVDVSLHCT comes from the exons ATGTGGGCGTTGTATTTTCTATTGAGCAAGATTTTGAATGTGGAAGAAGCAGCAGATGAAAAGGTGAACGGTTCAGACGGAGATCATGTAAATGCAAGAGAATGCCAAGATGCTATATTGGCAGGTTCGCACTTTGTAGAA GTTCCGCATATAAGCCAGCTGCACTCCTGGGATTGCGGCCTTGCTTGTGTTCTCATGACTCTGAATACTATTGGCATCAATAATTGCAGCATTCAGACTTTGGAAGAATTATGCTGCACAACTAG GTTCTCCTACTTCACAGTAACACTTGGAGCGAACCCAAATTATTCTGCCGAGACATTTTACAAG GAGCAATTGCCTACTGATCTGGTGCGAGTCGACATGCTCTTTCAAGAGGCAAGAGAAAAAGGGATTACTATACAG TGCAGGTCAATCAATGTAAAGGAGATTGCTCTCTTGATCTTGTCAGGTAGATACATTGCAATCGCTTTGGTCGACCAGTATATATTGAG TCGGTCTTGGATGGAGGATGTTATTTTTTCTGGCTTGAATAGAAGCAACTCAAGCTACACGG GTCACTATGTTGTGATATGTGGCTATGATGCAAGTGCAGATGAATTTGAGATTCGAGACCCTGCCAGTTCTAG GATAAGTGAGAGAATCTCATCAAAATGCCTAGAAGAAGCACGCAAATCATATGGCACCGATGAAGATCTTCTCCTG ATATCTCTA
- the LOC126662309 gene encoding guanylyl cyclase 1 isoform X1: MWALYFLLSKILNVEEAADEKVNGSDGDHVNARECQDAILAGSHFVEVPHISQLHSWDCGLACVLMTLNTIGINNCSIQTLEELCCTTSIWTVDLAFLLQNFSVRFSYFTVTLGANPNYSAETFYKEQLPTDLVRVDMLFQEAREKGITIQCRSINVKEIALLILSGRYIAIALVDQYILSRSWMEDVIFSGLNRSNSSYTGHYVVICGYDASADEFEIRDPASSRISERISSKCLEEARKSYGTDEDLLLISLEKSSEQNSSSLQHSPHVDVSLHCT, from the exons ATGTGGGCGTTGTATTTTCTATTGAGCAAGATTTTGAATGTGGAAGAAGCAGCAGATGAAAAGGTGAACGGTTCAGACGGAGATCATGTAAATGCAAGAGAATGCCAAGATGCTATATTGGCAGGTTCGCACTTTGTAGAA GTTCCGCATATAAGCCAGCTGCACTCCTGGGATTGCGGCCTTGCTTGTGTTCTCATGACTCTGAATACTATTGGCATCAATAATTGCAGCATTCAGACTTTGGAAGAATTATGCTGCACAACTAG CATTTGGACCGTTGATCTGGCATTTTTACTCCAGAATTTTTCTGTTAGGTTCTCCTACTTCACAGTAACACTTGGAGCGAACCCAAATTATTCTGCCGAGACATTTTACAAG GAGCAATTGCCTACTGATCTGGTGCGAGTCGACATGCTCTTTCAAGAGGCAAGAGAAAAAGGGATTACTATACAG TGCAGGTCAATCAATGTAAAGGAGATTGCTCTCTTGATCTTGTCAGGTAGATACATTGCAATCGCTTTGGTCGACCAGTATATATTGAG TCGGTCTTGGATGGAGGATGTTATTTTTTCTGGCTTGAATAGAAGCAACTCAAGCTACACGG GTCACTATGTTGTGATATGTGGCTATGATGCAAGTGCAGATGAATTTGAGATTCGAGACCCTGCCAGTTCTAG GATAAGTGAGAGAATCTCATCAAAATGCCTAGAAGAAGCACGCAAATCATATGGCACCGATGAAGATCTTCTCCTG ATATCTCTA
- the LOC126662309 gene encoding guanylyl cyclase 1 isoform X3 has product MQENAKMLYWQVPHISQLHSWDCGLACVLMTLNTIGINNCSIQTLEELCCTTSIWTVDLAFLLQNFSVRFSYFTVTLGANPNYSAETFYKEQLPTDLVRVDMLFQEAREKGITIQCRSINVKEIALLILSGRYIAIALVDQYILSRSWMEDVIFSGLNRSNSSYTGHYVVICGYDASADEFEIRDPASSRISERISSKCLEEARKSYGTDEDLLLISLEKSSEQNSSSLQHSPHVDVSLHCT; this is encoded by the exons ATGCAAGAGAATGCCAAGATGCTATATTGGCAG GTTCCGCATATAAGCCAGCTGCACTCCTGGGATTGCGGCCTTGCTTGTGTTCTCATGACTCTGAATACTATTGGCATCAATAATTGCAGCATTCAGACTTTGGAAGAATTATGCTGCACAACTAG CATTTGGACCGTTGATCTGGCATTTTTACTCCAGAATTTTTCTGTTAGGTTCTCCTACTTCACAGTAACACTTGGAGCGAACCCAAATTATTCTGCCGAGACATTTTACAAG GAGCAATTGCCTACTGATCTGGTGCGAGTCGACATGCTCTTTCAAGAGGCAAGAGAAAAAGGGATTACTATACAG TGCAGGTCAATCAATGTAAAGGAGATTGCTCTCTTGATCTTGTCAGGTAGATACATTGCAATCGCTTTGGTCGACCAGTATATATTGAG TCGGTCTTGGATGGAGGATGTTATTTTTTCTGGCTTGAATAGAAGCAACTCAAGCTACACGG GTCACTATGTTGTGATATGTGGCTATGATGCAAGTGCAGATGAATTTGAGATTCGAGACCCTGCCAGTTCTAG GATAAGTGAGAGAATCTCATCAAAATGCCTAGAAGAAGCACGCAAATCATATGGCACCGATGAAGATCTTCTCCTG ATATCTCTA